From Methanosarcina lacustris Z-7289, one genomic window encodes:
- the mbhE gene encoding hydrogen gas-evolving membrane-bound hydrogenase subunit E encodes MDPFNAILIAVFLPFILAWTLPVLYKVFKQRIGWISALIAFACFVLNVQVIPYAMAGTPVKGSFNWLPTAGLSLNFYGDGMAVLLALIVSGIGVIIMAYSNGYMSTKEDLPRYYQWLLLFMGAMLGIAYTDNTIQMFIFWELTSITSFMLIGYWRERPESVYGATKALLITAGGGLFMFAGFLMLRVVTGTYGISEVAHNSEFLSTLHGSPFYVAILVLIFIGAASKSAQGPFYIWLPNAMEAPTPVSAFLHSATMVKAGVYLVARMHPILSGTPEWLILVSGTGMITMVLAGFMAFRQTDIKAILAYSTISQLAYLMTMYGYSTAAHPGLGFAAATFHMLNHSTFKATLFLVAGIVAHETTTRDIRKLGGLRKEMPKTFIVAVIAAASMAGVPPLNGFLSKEMFYETSLEIGKLVSETYGGPWAIVFPVVAVLGGVFTLMYSIKLIDGIFLGERTHDHDIPHHVHDAPWVMLGPAVFLVGLIIFFGLYPKFPIETLVQPAYSGLVPDAEHLHVALWHGVTTPLLMTIATFAIGLVLYKFYDSLAAWQNSFNDKLPWVSMNYWYDATVNNARDVTHKFAAITQPGPIGVYIKMTLLFMIFLIFWPVYKFSVGMGIGIGNILPAGINYAAQPYEIALYSLMLLAALGAALLPKYLPAVISLSELGFLVSLLYIYLKAPDLAMTQVCVETLSTIIFILVLMKIPQKFKEPMPAGKVMVNLLISGVVSFGLLAVMLNANIGVLPQFQTFCYYFIQKSLEMTGGLNVVNVIVVDFRGYDTLGEISVLSLAALSVYSLIMSRAKKAKGGKE; translated from the coding sequence ATGGATCCATTTAATGCAATATTAATAGCTGTCTTTTTACCATTTATACTTGCATGGACATTACCTGTATTATATAAAGTATTCAAGCAGAGGATTGGATGGATTTCAGCACTTATCGCATTTGCGTGTTTTGTGCTGAATGTTCAGGTAATCCCGTATGCTATGGCAGGTACTCCTGTAAAAGGTTCTTTTAACTGGTTACCAACAGCTGGTCTATCCTTAAACTTCTACGGAGACGGCATGGCTGTTCTCCTGGCATTAATCGTTTCAGGCATTGGTGTTATCATCATGGCCTATTCAAACGGTTATATGTCCACAAAGGAAGACCTGCCGAGGTACTACCAGTGGCTCTTGCTCTTTATGGGTGCAATGCTGGGCATTGCCTATACAGATAATACGATCCAGATGTTTATTTTCTGGGAACTGACCAGTATAACATCTTTTATGCTTATCGGATACTGGAGAGAAAGACCAGAATCCGTATATGGCGCAACCAAAGCCCTTCTAATAACTGCCGGTGGCGGACTTTTCATGTTCGCAGGCTTCCTGATGCTCAGGGTTGTTACAGGCACTTATGGTATCTCTGAAGTTGCTCATAATTCAGAATTCCTTTCAACATTACATGGAAGTCCGTTTTATGTTGCAATTCTGGTTCTGATCTTCATCGGTGCTGCTTCCAAATCTGCACAGGGTCCCTTTTATATTTGGCTGCCTAACGCCATGGAAGCTCCAACTCCTGTGAGCGCCTTCCTGCACTCGGCTACAATGGTCAAGGCTGGTGTCTATCTGGTTGCAAGGATGCACCCCATCCTTTCGGGAACTCCCGAATGGCTGATCCTGGTTTCCGGGACAGGGATGATAACCATGGTTCTGGCTGGCTTCATGGCTTTCCGGCAGACGGATATCAAAGCCATCCTGGCTTACTCTACAATCAGCCAGCTGGCCTACCTGATGACCATGTATGGTTACAGTACAGCTGCACATCCGGGGCTGGGTTTTGCGGCAGCAACCTTCCACATGTTGAACCACTCTACCTTCAAAGCTACCCTTTTCCTAGTGGCAGGTATCGTGGCTCACGAGACGACAACCCGAGATATCAGAAAACTGGGTGGTTTGCGTAAGGAAATGCCAAAAACGTTCATCGTTGCGGTGATAGCAGCAGCCTCAATGGCCGGGGTCCCTCCGCTCAACGGGTTCCTTAGCAAGGAAATGTTCTATGAAACATCCCTTGAAATAGGCAAGCTGGTTTCAGAAACTTACGGAGGCCCGTGGGCTATTGTCTTCCCGGTTGTTGCAGTACTTGGTGGTGTATTCACCCTTATGTACTCCATAAAGCTGATAGACGGGATCTTCCTGGGAGAGAGGACGCATGATCATGATATCCCTCACCATGTGCACGATGCTCCCTGGGTTATGCTGGGTCCTGCCGTTTTCCTTGTAGGTCTGATCATCTTCTTCGGGCTCTATCCCAAGTTCCCGATCGAGACCCTGGTCCAGCCTGCTTACAGTGGTCTTGTCCCCGACGCAGAACACCTGCATGTAGCACTGTGGCATGGAGTCACCACGCCGCTTTTGATGACGATAGCAACTTTTGCCATCGGTCTTGTACTCTACAAGTTCTATGACTCACTTGCTGCCTGGCAGAATAGTTTCAACGACAAGCTCCCCTGGGTCAGCATGAACTACTGGTACGATGCGACCGTAAACAACGCAAGAGATGTAACCCACAAGTTCGCAGCGATTACCCAGCCAGGACCCATTGGAGTTTATATCAAGATGACACTACTCTTTATGATTTTCCTGATATTCTGGCCGGTCTATAAGTTTAGTGTAGGCATGGGTATAGGCATTGGCAACATTCTGCCTGCAGGGATAAACTATGCGGCACAGCCTTATGAAATTGCACTGTATTCCCTGATGCTCCTGGCAGCGCTTGGTGCTGCTCTCCTTCCAAAATACCTGCCTGCGGTCATATCCCTCTCCGAACTTGGCTTCCTGGTATCCCTGCTTTACATATACCTCAAAGCCCCTGACCTTGCAATGACCCAGGTCTGTGTAGAAACATTGTCCACCATTATCTTCATCCTGGTACTCATGAAGATTCCCCAGAAGTTCAAAGAACCTATGCCGGCAGGTAAGGTTATGGTGAACCTGTTAATCTCAGGCGTTGTCTCATTTGGACTTCTTGCCGTAATGTTAAACGCAAACATTGGGGTACTGCCACAGTTCCAGACCTTCTGTTACTACTTCATACAGAAAAGCCTGGAGATGACCGGTGGACTCAACGTGGTCAACGTGATAGTCGTGGACTTCAGAGGATATGATACCCTCGGAGAAATATCAGTACTTTCCCTGGCAGCCCTTTCGGTGTACAGCCTTATCATGAGCAGAGCAAAAAAGGCGAAGGGAGGTAAGGAATAA
- a CDS encoding NADH-quinone oxidoreductase subunit K has protein sequence MNNFFLELTIALLFGIGTFLILRRDMMKVIIGFGIISHSINLYIVGGGVFSDPSAIVPILGEEQIVNQGVMVFNDNLTAGVLGPIVSAPFNGFVDPLVQSLVLTAIVIGLATTAFVLTLCYRINEEYGTIDVQELRRLRE, from the coding sequence ATGAATAATTTTTTCCTTGAGCTTACAATCGCTCTGCTCTTTGGGATCGGAACTTTCCTGATTCTTCGCAGGGACATGATGAAAGTTATCATCGGTTTCGGGATTATTTCCCACTCCATTAACCTGTATATCGTTGGAGGTGGAGTTTTTAGTGATCCCAGCGCGATAGTCCCTATCCTTGGAGAAGAGCAGATTGTCAATCAGGGCGTCATGGTCTTCAACGATAACCTGACAGCAGGAGTACTCGGGCCGATCGTATCAGCCCCATTTAACGGTTTTGTAGATCCTCTTGTACAGTCCCTCGTGCTCACAGCCATCGTGATCGGGCTCGCAACCACAGCGTTCGTATTGACTCTTTGCTACCGCATCAATGAAGAGTATGGTACCATTGATGTCCAGGAACTCAGGAGGCTTCGAGAATGA
- a CDS encoding monovalent cation/H+ antiporter subunit B, with product MAGTTVITKTIAKMCLMIDMLYSIDLLLIGGNRPGGGFVGGVLCAAGIGLIYVAYGLDDIKKFWNPDWHMWFGYGLLFASITAWSPLLAGHHFFRSAFDFIPVEIGGIHLFELEFVSSSFFDLGVYFVVVGGLLFIATKLGTDEGPEGEHE from the coding sequence ATGGCCGGTACCACGGTAATTACCAAAACAATCGCAAAGATGTGTTTGATGATCGATATGCTCTATTCAATCGATCTTCTGCTCATCGGAGGTAACAGGCCAGGTGGAGGTTTCGTCGGCGGTGTGCTGTGTGCGGCTGGGATCGGACTGATCTACGTCGCATACGGGCTTGATGATATCAAGAAATTCTGGAACCCGGACTGGCACATGTGGTTTGGATACGGGCTCCTGTTTGCAAGTATAACTGCCTGGTCTCCCTTGCTTGCAGGCCACCACTTCTTCAGAAGCGCCTTTGATTTCATTCCTGTCGAAATCGGAGGTATTCACCTGTTTGAGCTTGAATTTGTCTCATCCAGTTTCTTTGACCTTGGTGTTTACTTCGTAGTGGTTGGAGGACTTCTGTTTATTGCAACCAAATTAGGAACTGACGAAGGCCCGGAGGGAGAACATGAATAA